The DNA window AATTTAATCGAAGACTTAAAAGGTGAAAGTAACCAAGATTGGGGCTAGATTTAATTTTATCCAATCTGATATAGTTTAATTTTTTTAAGAAAATATAGGGGGTGGGGGGGGATATTGTTTTTGATCCCCGTTTTTTGGGGATCAAAATTTTTGTTTTTTTAGTTTGTGTTTGTTCCGTTTTGGGTTTCTGGTGGTTCTACCCAGATTACGAAGTCTCCGTCTTCTTTTATTACTCCTTTTACGTTTTCTGTTTTTATTGGGTCGTCGACTTCTTTTTCGGTTATCTGTCTTACTTGGTGTACTTCGTCTACGATCCATCCTATGTTGTCGTCGCTGTCTTGGTCGGCACCTTCGAATACGATTATTCGTTTGCCGTTTTTTTCGTTTTCTAGGTCGAAGACGATTTTTGGGTTTATTATTGTGGTTGTTTCGCCTCTTAGGTCCATTACTCCTTCTATGTGGGTGGGTGTGTTCGGTATCTGTGTGAGGTCGCCTTTGTCTACGATTTCTGCGACGTAGTTGAGGTCTACGCAGTATCTTTTGTTGTTTAGTTCGAACTCTATTACTTGTGTATCGATTTCGGTCATCGTTTATCACTTTTTTATTCTAGTTTGAATTCTTCAAGGGTTTCTCGATTGCTGTCTGCTCTTTCTAGTGTGTCTTGTGCTATTTCGGCTATTTCTTGTACTGCTTCGTTTTGTTCTTCTACGCTGCTGTTGATTTGTTGTATTGCTGCGCTTATTTCTTGGCTGAGTGCTGATGCTTCTTCTGCTACTTCGCTTACTTCGCTTGTGTTGTGTGCTTGTGATTCTGTGGCTTCAGCTATTTCGTCTATTCCTTGGCTTATTTCTTCTACCATTTCTTGGATTTCTTCTAGGCTGTTTGCTCCTTTTTGAACTGCTTTTATGCTTTCTTCGACTTCTTTGTTTGTTTCTTCTATTAGTTTGGCGTTTTCGTTGGTGAATTCTTGTACTTCTCTGATTATTTCTTCTATTTCTTGTGCTGATTCTTGTGAGTCTTCTGCTAGTGATTTTACTTCGTTTGCGACTACTGCGAATCCTTGTCCTTTCTCTCCTGCTCTTGCCGCTTCTATATTTGCGTTTAATGCTAGTAGGTTGGTTTGTTCGGCTATGTTTGAGATTACGTCTGTTATCTCGCTGACCTCAGCCATCTTCTCCTCAAGCTCTCTGATGTTTTCAACGTTTTTATCTGTTACTTCGTCTAAGTGATATATTTTATCTATTGCTCCTTCTGCTGCTTCTACTCCTTCTTTGCTTATTTTTGTTGCGTTGTCAGTTTCGGAGTTGATTTGTTGGGCGGCTGATGTGATTTCTTGTATTGATGATGAGAGGTTTGATATGTTGTTTTTCATTACCTCGGATTTCTCAACCTGATCGTCTATTCCACTACCTATTTGTTGTCCTGAAGCACTTATTTGGTCTATAGAGCTGGCTAGTTCCTCTGTTGAAGCACTCATACTTTCACTGTCTTCTGTAAATTTCATTGCGCTTTCTTTTGCTTCAGATAATGCGTCCTGTATTGCATCTAGACCTTTATTGATGTCCTCGTGAAGTGATTTGTCAGCTTCAAATGCTTCTATAAGTATATCTAGGTCTTTTTCTGGTTCTGGGGTTTCTAGTCTAACAGACATGTCGAGCTGCTCAAATTTCTCAAAAACCCTTTCGTATTCATCGTTTATCGTATTCCAGTATTCTTGAATTGCTTTAAGTTCTTTTAGTTTTTCTTTTGTTTCTGTTATGTCATTGATTACTTGTACAGCTCCTGTTAGGTTTCCATCGTTGTCTTTTATAGGTACTGCTGTACTTATCACGTGGTATAGGTCTCCTCGAACTTCTACGTTGTCTCTTGCCTCAGTTACTTCTTGGCGTTTTTCGATTGCTTTGT is part of the Methanonatronarchaeum thermophilum genome and encodes:
- a CDS encoding chemotaxis protein CheW, which translates into the protein MTEIDTQVIEFELNNKRYCVDLNYVAEIVDKGDLTQIPNTPTHIEGVMDLRGETTTIINPKIVFDLENEKNGKRIIVFEGADQDSDDNIGWIVDEVHQVRQITEKEVDDPIKTENVKGVIKEDGDFVIWVEPPETQNGTNTN
- a CDS encoding methyl-accepting chemotaxis protein; translation: MLEKILSILGVKSFASQSEVKSVQSKSDVDESNYLESIPKTVLAIDKDFNVDYINPSGAKKLGMEPEECIGKKCYNLLETEHCNSENCAPKRAMESGEDVTDENVWHPSPTKQIPIKYTGAPVRNDDGEIVGAVEYAENITDRKLKEKEINALFQKAPVPMFMVDPDHKITRWNNKMAEYIDCSKEEAVGKKFPEISGGHESVADKAIEKRQEVTEARDNVEVRGDLYHVISTAVPIKDNDGNLTGAVQVINDITETKEKLKELKAIQEYWNTINDEYERVFEKFEQLDMSVRLETPEPEKDLDILIEAFEADKSLHEDINKGLDAIQDALSEAKESAMKFTEDSESMSASTEELASSIDQISASGQQIGSGIDDQVEKSEVMKNNISNLSSSIQEITSAAQQINSETDNATKISKEGVEAAEGAIDKIYHLDEVTDKNVENIRELEEKMAEVSEITDVISNIAEQTNLLALNANIEAARAGEKGQGFAVVANEVKSLAEDSQESAQEIEEIIREVQEFTNENAKLIEETNKEVEESIKAVQKGANSLEEIQEMVEEISQGIDEIAEATESQAHNTSEVSEVAEEASALSQEISAAIQQINSSVEEQNEAVQEIAEIAQDTLERADSNRETLEEFKLE